Within Synechococcus sp. NB0720_010, the genomic segment TTTGCCGCCGCCGTCCACCCGTCCGCCAAACACAAGTGTCGGGAACACCGCCACGATGCGCTGGGCTAAGGGATGCTGCTCCAGCTGCTCCAGGCACTGGGCTTTGGTTTGGATGTATTCGGTGCCGTAGGGCATCGCCTCCGGCAGCAGCTTCAGGTCCTTGTTGAGGATGCTCGCGGTGGAGAAATAGACCACCTGCTCCAGCACCTCTGGATTGGTGGCCGCCAGCATCTGCTTCACCGCCACCACGTTCACCTGTTGGGCCCGTTCGGGATCGCCCCAGGCGGTGGCGGTATGGATGATGCGGGTGGCCGAGGCGATCTGGGCGCGGTGGGGTTCCACATCGCGTAGGTCGCCCACCAACAGGGTGATGCGCGGATCGTTGGCCGGGACGGCGGTCAGCTTGCTGGGATCGCGAAGCCAGAGCAACAGCTCGGCGTCGCTCTCGCGGTAGAGCAGATCAGCGATGTGCTGGCCAACGCAGCCGCTGGCCCCAGTAATCAGGATCCGTGCGGGGGCCGAACTCAAACCGCAGCTCCGAGGCGGTCCATCACGGACTTGCCGGCTTCGAAGAAGAACTGACCGTTCTCTTCAGGGGTTCCAGGAAGGATGCCGTGACCCAGGTTCAGGATGTGCTTCCGGCCGCGGGCCTTACGCACGCAATCGTCGATGCGATCGCGGATCGCGTCTTGGCTGCCGAAGAGCAGGCCGGGGTCCACGTTGCCCTGAACACCGATGTGCTCGGGCATGCGGGCCAGGCCTTCGGCCATGTCCACGGTCCAGTCCAGGGAGACGATGTCCACACCGGTCTTGGCCATCCGCTCAATCACGCCAGCGCTGCCGGAGATGTAGAGGATGAAGGGGGTGTCGGGGTGGGTCTGCTTGACCAGGTCCACCACCTTCTTTTGATAGGGCGCGGCGAAGGTGTCGTAGTCAGCTGGGCTCAGCTGACCGGCCCAGGAGTCGAACATCTGCACCACCTGTGCACCGGAATCGATCTGGTAGCGCAGGTAGTTGGCGATCGACTCGGCGAAGTGATCCAGCAACTTGTGCAGGATCTGGGGTTCGCGGAAGGCCATGGCCTTGATCACCGCGTAGTTCTTGCTGCTCTTGCCCTCAACGACGTAGGCCGCCAGGGTCCAGGGGGCACCGACAAAACCGAGGACGGCAGCCTCGTTGCCCACGCTTTGGCGCAGGCGGCCCAGCACCTCACCCACAAAAGGCATGGTCTCAGCCGGGTTCAGGGGAGTCAGGGCCTCCACCTGAGCCATCGAGCGGATGGGGTCCTGGATTTGGGGCCCCTTGCTCTCGATGATGTCGAAGTCAATGCCCATGCCGGGCAGGGGCGTGAGGATGTCGGAGAAGAGGATGACGCCGTCGGGCTTGAAGGCGTTGAACGGCTGCATCGAGATCTCGTAGGAGAGATCCGGGTTCTCCGAGCGCTCGCGGAAGCTGGGGTATTTGTCGCGCAGGTCGCGGTAGATCTTCATGTACCGCCCGGCCTGGCGCATCATCCAGACCGGAGGACGCTCCACCTGCTCACCACGGGCGGCGCGCAGCAGCAGAGGGGCGTTGGAAGACATGAGGACCAGCGAAGGGGCCTTGGAACCTACCCGAGCAGACCCCCGATTGAGGCCTTCCAGGCGCCGGGTTCCGCCGCATCGTCATGAACTTCAGTCTCGCCGGCAGCCTGGCCCTCCTGGCTGCGCTTCTCATCCCGCTTGAAGACCAGCACCGACAGGGGGGGCAGGCAGAGATCGAGGGAGTTCTCGTAGCTGTGAATGCCCCACTCGTCGGTGAACTTGCCGCCGAGGTTGCCCAGGTTGCTGCCGCCATAACGGGCGGCATCAGTGTTCAACACCTCGGTGTAGAAGCCGCTCAGCGGCACGCCCACCCGGTAGTGCGAGTGGCTTTGCGGGGTGAAGTTCGCCACCACGACCAACCATTGGCCGGTCGTGCTCTCCCGGCGCATGAAGCTGATGACTGAATGACGGTTGTCATTGCAGTCGATCCATTGGAAGCCGTACTCCTCAAAGTCATCCCGCCAGAGAGCTGGTTGTGACTTGTAGAAGACGTTCAGGTCATCCACCAAGCACTGCAGGCCTTGATGGGGCTCGTACTGCAGCAGATCCCACTGCAGGTCACCCCAGACATTCCATTCGGCCCGTTGACCGAATTCCATCCCCATGAAGATGGTCTTCTTGCCGGGATGGGTCCACATGTAGGCCAGCAGTGCCCGGGTGTTGGCGAACTTCTGCCAGTCGTCCCCAGGCATCTTGTGGAGCAGGTTGCTCTTGCCGTGCACCACCTCGTCGTGGCTCAGGGCGAGCATGAAGTTCTCGGTGTAGGCGTACCAGATCGAGAAGGTGACGTTGTTCTGGTGGAACTGGCGGAACCAGGGGTCGAGCTCGAAGTAATCGAGCATGTCGTGCATCCAGCCCATGTTCCATTTGAGGTTGAACCCCAAACCGCCCATGTCCGTGGGCTTGGTCACCATCGGCCAGGTGGTGGATTCCTCGGCAATCGAGAGGGCCCCAGGGAAGTGCTGGAAGAGCACGTGGTTGGCCTGCTGGAGGAACTGAACCGCTTCGGTGTTCTCCCGCCCGCCGTGCTCATTGGCAATCCACTCGCCATCGGGACGCAGGTAATCCCGGTAGAGCATCGAGGCCACCGCATCGACGCGGATGCCATCGATGTGGAACTGCTCAAACCAATAGATCAGGTTGGCAACAAGGAAGTTGCGGACTTCGTTGCGGCTGTAGTTGAAGATCAGCGTTCCCCATTCCTTGTGCTCACCGATGCGGGGATCAGCGTGCTCATAGAGGTGGGCGCCATCAAAGAAGGCCAGGCCATGGGCATCCTTCGGGAAGTGCCCAGGAACCCAATCGAGAATCACGCCAATGCCTTCGGCGTGGCAGCGATCGACGAAGGCCCGGAATTCATCGGGCCGGCCAAAGCGGCTGGTGGGCGCATACCAACCCGTGACCTGGTAGCCCCAGGAGCCATCGAAGGGATGCTCCGAGATCGGCATCAATTCGATGTGGGTGAAGCCCCGTTCCTTCACATAGGGGATCACCCGATCGGCTAGCTCGGGGTAGGTCAGGAGGCGCGCGCCGGGCTTGAGGTCGGCGGCGGGGACGGGCGCACGGGCTTTGCCGTCGGCCTCGATGTAGGGCTGATCGGCGCTGGCGTGCATCCAGCTGCCCAGGTGCATCTCATAGACCGAGATCGGCTGGTCGAGGGGATTGCGGCTATCCCGCTCCTGCATCCAGCTGCTGTCCGCCCAGGTGTAACCCTCCAGGGCTTCGACCACCGAGCCGTTATCGGGCCTGACCTCGTGGCGGAAGCCGTAGGGATCGGCTTTTTGATAGCAGTGCCCCTGCTGGCTGCGGATCTCGTACTTGTAGATCTCGCCAGGCTTGAGCCCCGGGATGAACAGTTCCCAGCAGCCGCCCAGGCGCGACTGCATGGGGTGATGACGACCGTCCCAGCCATTGAAGTTGCCCAGCACCGAGACGCTGCGGGCGTTCGGAGCCCAGAGGCAGAACATCACCCCGGCGACACCATCGCGGCTCACCACATGGGCGCCCATCCGCTGCCAGATGTGGTGGTGGTTGCCTTCGGCAAAAAGATGGCGATCGAGATCGCCCATCCACTCGTCGCGGAAGGCCCAGGGGTCATGGGCGACGTGTTCGATGCCGCCGCGCTGCACCCGGACCTGATAGCCGCTGCCGGGGTTGCTGGGCAGCTCAGCCTCAAACACCCAGGGGTGATGGGGCGTTTCCATCGCCTGGGGGGCGCCTGCGCCGATCAGTTCAACCCGATCGGCCTCAGGCATCCAGACCCGGACCACCCATTGACCGTTGTCGAGGGGCTGTGGACCGAGGACAGCCTGGGGATGGTCATGGCGGCATTCCGCAAGGCGCTGACCGTCTTCAACCATCCACTCGAGCTGAGCCAGCACAGGACCTCAAGGCAAAGCGTGGCTGGGAGCTTAAGCGGGTTTTTGCCTAAGAAGCTGCAGCCGGTGCAGCAGGTTGTTCGGGGAAGTCGACGCCGGTGATTTGGTTCTCGTTGTTGAGGATCACGTAGAGGTTGTCGCTGAGGCGGTTGAAGTGAACATTCACCAGAACCAGACGCATCTCCGGCGTCGACTCCGCCTCAACGACGCGGTTGATGTTGACGAAGTTTCCGGTGATGCGCTGCAGCCCGAGCCACTTGCGCTGGAGGGCGTCAGGGGTGATCTCCTCCTGGAAGGAGGGGCTGAGGAAGCTTTGGGCCGTGATGAAGTTCCCCGTGCTCACGGCCTCGATGAAGCTCTTGGCCACCAGGCTCGTGGCATCGTCGGCACGGTCGACGTAGTAGCGGGAGAGTTTGCCCTCGCCATTGAGGACCATGAAGACCACGCGCTTACCGGCGCTGGTGTTCAGTTCCGCCTCGACGATGCTCTTGCCCATGCCGCTGCGAACACTCAGCAGGGTGTAGCCCAGGATCTTGGGCTGGGTGCGCATGGTGGCCGCGATCATCGAGGGGCTGGTGATCGCTTGCCGTTCAGCCGAAAACTGGGCGTAGCGGGCGTTGGCATCTCCGTCTTTAACGGCCTTCAAGATCCGGAGTGCCGCTGCCCTGGCCTGGTCCACGCTCAGCGCGCTGCCTTGGGCAATGGCCTTGGGCTGCGGATTGGACACCGCTTGCCCAGGCGCGGGGCTTGCCAACAGGCCAGACGTCGCCATGGCCAGGAGACCGGCGGAGAGCAGGCGCAGGTGGCGCGGCATTGCTGAGGCTCAAAGTGGGCCTCAGTTTGCCCCAACCATCGGAAGAATGCTGAGGGCTGCGTTGCCCAGCCTGAGGGACACCGTGATCACGCGATGGTTGGGGCCCGCACCGGAGCGGGGCTGCGAGCCATCGCCCGGATTCACGGCAATCTGAGGCCAAGCAGCCAGGGCGATCGACAGCCTGAGGGCACAGCCCGCGTCGACGTTCAGCAGCAGCGGCTGCAGTGAGACCGTGCGCCGCTGAGACACCTGGGCTGATGCGCCAAGGATGCGGGAGAACCCCGTTGAGAGCTGCTCAATCCGGCCATCGCCATGGCAGAGCGAGAGGGCGACGCAGAGATCAAACCCCGGTTGATCCGAGACAGCCTCCAGCTCCAATTGCGGTTGGCCAAACACCTCGGTCGGGCGATCAAAGCGGGCGCTGGTGAAACAGCCCACGTCGGTGCGTGCATCGAGATCACGTCGATCGACCAGGCCCGCATCCAGTCCGAGGTGTCCTCCGCGGCCGGCCATGGGGCGCCATGGGTCGTGCACGATCACCACCTCCGGAGAGGGAGTGGCGTCCTGGCGGAGTTGCCCTTCAGCGGCGAGGCCGTTGCTGGCCAGGGACCAGCGTTGGCCGCTGCACTGCCGTGGTGATCGCTGCTGCCAGGCGCCGGAGCCCATCTCCATCAACTGGGTTTCCGGCAACGGCTGGGCTGGGGGCCGTCCACAGAGGTGCTCCTGGAAAAAGTCCAGCTGCAGCTGATCTAGTCCCCCCTGCCAGTTCAGGTGACTCCAGGCGCCAATGCGCAGCAGGCTGGATCCGCCGGCAGCCGTGGAACGTCTCCAAAGATCCAGCACACCCCTGAGGTGGGGGTCATGCCACCCGCCAATCAGAAGCATCGGCCGCTGCCAGAGTTCCTCAGGCGGCTCGTAATGCCTCCAGCCCTCTGGACGCTCTGGGTCGCTCTTCAGCCAGCGCAGCCCCATGCCTGTGGGGTCGAAGCGCTCCAGCAAGTCCCAGCCTTCGCGCAAGAAGGATCCGCTCTCGAGGCTGCGGCGGATCTCCTCCCAGCCTTGATGATCCCCCTGCCGCTGGCAGCGTTGGGCGGCAAGCTGCAGCGCCCAGCCCAGGCCCAGGGCCCACCAATGACAGCCCCCCTCGCTGGCCCAATGCAGCCGTTCATCCAGGCCGCACATGGCCGGTGCAAGGGCATCCGGCAGATGCTCCGAGCCGGAGAGCAGTAGCTGGCTCAGTCCCTGGTAGGAGAAGCCGTAGGTCCCCACCTTTCCGTTGCACCAGGGCTGTTGGCGGATCCAGCGCAGGGTTGCGGTGGTGTCGCTGGCCTCCTGCTGGAAGCCGAGGAACTCCCCCTCCGAATCGCCGCGGCCGCGGACGTCTTGGACGAGAACGGCGAAGCCCCGCCTGGCGTACCAACTGGGGTGGGCGTAGGTGACGGTTGAGGCGATCGCCCGCCCGTAGGGCTGACGCATCAACAGGGAGGGCCAGGGACCTTGGCCCTCTGGCTTCCAGAGGGTTGACCTCAGGGCAGTCCCGTCAGAGCAGCGCAGCTGCTCTTGACTCACCGGACTTTCGGGCAATACAGGCCCACCACATAGGTGGAGAGGATCTCGGCGTCGGTGGTGTTCAGACCCTGCTGCTTGGCGACCAGGGCTGTCGCCTCAGGGGAGTTGTAAGAGATGCCCTTGGCGTTGAGAGCCTGCAGTTCTCCGCAGAGGGCCTTGGCTTTCTGGGGGTTCTGCTTGACCGACTCCAGCAGCGCAGAGTCCGCAAGTGCCGGAGCGGCCTGGATGAAACAGAGGGTTGCAGCGGCCAGGGACAGGCCGCAAAGGCGGAGGCGTGTCACTGAAAGGACTCCCGATGGATCTATTTGAGGTCGCCTGTGCTACAGCGCTGCGCGCTAGGGGTCACTTCGTCGAGCGACTGGCCGCCTGCGCCCGTTTGATCCAAGTTCGAATCAGGGCGGGTGTGATGCGTGCCGGGGCCATCCCAGTCAGCGAGCGCTCGAGGCGCCCCAGCTGGGTCAAGAGCTGCTGGGGCGATGCCGCCGCTAGGCCCTGACGATTGGCGATCCCCGCGTAGAGCAGGAGGGCCGCTTGGTAGGGCTCAAGATCGAGCTCCACCACCAGCTGGGCCTGACCGCGCAGTTTGCGCAGCTGACGTTCCAGCGCCCCACCCCGTCTGGAGAGCTGATCGAGGTCCCGATCGGAGAGGGCGGCAATCGCTGGCCAGCTTTGGATGCCGGCTTCCATCAGGACAGCCTGCTCCCTGGCGAAATGTGAGGGAAGCGGATAGGGGCTGCCTTCGCTCACCGCTTGGCGTTGACGCTCACTGTCACGTCGCCCGTGGCCCAATCGCGAACGGCGGTGGCCAGCACCACGGGGCGATCAACGCCATCGCCTTGGGGTTCGACCCGGCGGAGGCGGACTTCAACGGTGGGGTCCTTGCGGCCGCTGCCGCGTAGGTTGCGGGCGACCTGTTCCACGCTGGGTCCAAAGGTCTCGGCAGCGAGGTCCGCTGGTGCGGCTGCCACGACGAGATCAGAGCCGTTGTCGAAGACCACGGGAACACTGACGGCCCCCTCCACCAACAGCCGGGGCGCGTAGCTCACGGCAAAGGCCAGACAGGACAGCGAGAGGAGCACGGTGAAGCTGGTGACGCCCACCAAGCGGAAGCGGAAGCCCCAGCGGGCCAGAAAGGCCACCACGGTGATCAGCAGTAGTCCACCAGCGGCAATCCCCAGCCATTCGCCAGCCGTGAGCAAGAGGGGATCGGCGCGCATGGCGGATGTTCTGGATCAAGAAACACTCTTATATTGCGGCCTTCTCAGCCCCCGAGACCCACGGGCCCAGCGCGCCGCCGAAGGAATCCCAGAACGCGCGGCCCCGCGGCCTCTTCCCTGCCTGCCCTGCTGGCGGCCGCGGGGATCGCGCTGACTTGGTTTGGCCTCGATCGTGTCGCGGCCTGGCAGTACGGCCTGCGAAAGCCCTGGCTCGAGTTCCTCGCCAGTCGCTCCATGGGGCATCCCCTGGAGCTCGGTCCCTATCGCGGATTGCGGCCCCTCGGTCTGGCGGCCGGCGCCAGTCGCTTCACGCCGGGGCTCGACAACCCATCCACGATCGAGGCCCAGGCGGTTTCGGTCTCCCTGGACCCCCTGCGCAGCCTGCTGACCCGCAGCTGGGTGTTGCAGTTTCAAATTGATCGTGCCCGCGTTGACCTGCGGCGCAACAGCCAAGGCTCCTTCTGGCAACTGGGGCGTGTGCCTGCGGGGGGACAACCGCCCGCATTGACACTGCGTTATGGCTTGAGCGGCGGCCCCGCCCAGGTGCGCATTCACGGGGCGAAGGGTGAGTCGACGTCCCTGGCGCTGGAGGGATCCCTGTCGGTGGATTTGCGCCGGCGGCGTCTGGATACCAACACTCAGCTGCGCAGCCGTGAGGCGGGGCAGCTTCGCGTTGAGGTCCGCAATGACTGGCAACGCCAACGGCTGCAGTTGCAGCTTCAGCCCCAGGCGCTGAAGCTCGCCTCCCTCTTGCCGTTCCTTCCGGGTGAGGTCAAAGCCGATGTCAGGGGCGCGCTCAATGGCCGGCTGCGCCTGGAGCGCAGCGCCTCAACGAACCGCTGTCAGGGACAGCTGGATCTGACCGATCTGCGCTGGGCGCCAGGGGGGGCAATGGAGCCCTTGACCTCCGCTCGCTTGGATCTGCGCTGCAGTCCTCAAGGACTGCGCCTGGCCTCTTCCCCCCTGCGCTGGAGTGGTTGGCGCGGCCAGCTGCAGGGTGAGTTTCCCCTGGTGGGGGCACGGTCCAACCAGCTTCAGCTTCAACTCCAGGCCCGTGAGTCCAAGGCGGGCCACCGCTTCAGCGCCGCGCTTGCTGGGCCGCTGGCTGAGCTCCAGCTCCAACTCGATGGTCAGCTGGCCGGTGTGGCCGTAGCCAATCAACCCCCTCAGCCCTTGGTGTTGCAGGCCCAGGCTCTCCTGCGCAACCAAGCAGGCCTAAGCGCTGAGCTGAAGCGGTTGCTGCTTCGCCAGGGTGGCGGTGAGCTGGTGGCGAGCGGTCAGCTTTGGCCCAACCTCCAGCTCCGCAGTCGGACACTCAGCCTGGGACCACGTCAGCAGAAGGCCTGGGGCCCTGTCATTGGCTCGCGTCCGAACCTGCAGCTTGTGCTCAAGCAACTGGGCCCCTGGAGCAAGCCCCAACTGAGCCTTGAGCTCGAGCAACAGCGCAACCCGCTGCTGGGTTCGGTTCGCTCCCAGCTGATCTGGCGCCCCTCGGCCCTGCGGTTGGAGCGCTTCGAGTCGCCCTATCTGACGGCCCAGGGGCCGCTGCCGCTTGGGCGCACGCCGATGGACCTGGAGATTGACCTTCGGCGCTTTCCCCTGGAGCGCCTCTCTGCGTTGCTGGGGACAGAGCTGCGGGGGCAACTCAGTGCCTCGGGGGCACTCCGCGGTTCCCTGCAACGCCTTAGACCCGACCTCACTCTTCAAGCGGAGGCGCCTGGGCTCGGTCCGCTTGGTCTTGATGAGAACTGGGTTGGGACCTTCCAGGGCTTATCCCTGCGGCTGCAAGTCGAAAACAGCGCCGTTCCTGGAGTGTTGCAGGCGTGGCTGACCCCTGGCTGGCAGCTCAGCTCCCTCAGCCTCAAGAGGGCGGGCGGGGCGTTCGCCCTGACGGCGGGCAACCAGCGCTACCGCTGGAGTGCCGAGCATTTCCCCCTCTCTGGCTTTGACCTGGCCCTTTGGCCAGCGGCCGCACCCCAACCGTTGTCCGGTTACTTGAGCGGGCAAGGGGCCCTCGCCATGAAGCCCCTGTCCCTCGATGGTCAGCTCCAGGTTGATCAACCGCAGTTGCTTGGATTGTTCGGTCGCTCCCTGCAAGCCAAGGCTGCGCTTCGCCAGGGTCGCTTCAGCCTGGATGGCCAATGGACGGCCCTTGGCTACGGAACGGTTGGCATTCAGTTCAAAGGCCAACAGGCCGGCCCCCTCTGGCTGCGGTTGGAGGCTCGCCAACTCCAATCGCAAACCCTGCAGGAGCTGCTGGCCGCTGTCCCCCATTGGGGGGGACTCCCTCCGACGCCAAGTGGTCGTGCCTTTGATTTGGGCAAGCTGGTGTTCAACACCCAGGGCCTGTCCCTGGCGGATCAGCTCACGGCCCTGGCCCAAGCCCAGCGTCAGCGCCAGCGGGCCCAATCGGCGCAAACCAAAGCCGCACTGCAGGACCTGCGGGGGGTCTTGGATGCCGACTTCACCTTGAGGGGGCCATCCGCTGACCGTTTATTTGTCGACCTCGCGGCCCAAGGACACCTGTGGCTTCAGGGGACGGATCGCGATCTAGCGCTTACGGATCAGCCGACGGTTGTGCGTCTCCATGGGCCCCTCAACCAAGGGGGGGAGTTTGAGCTGGCCCATCTGCCACTGGCACTGCTGGCATTGG encodes:
- a CDS encoding NAD(P)-dependent oxidoreductase; its protein translation is MSSAPARILITGASGCVGQHIADLLYRESDAELLLWLRDPSKLTAVPANDPRITLLVGDLRDVEPHRAQIASATRIIHTATAWGDPERAQQVNVVAVKQMLAATNPEVLEQVVYFSTASILNKDLKLLPEAMPYGTEYIQTKAQCLEQLEQHPLAQRIVAVFPTLVFGGRVDGGGKFPTSYLTAGLKEGARWLWLAKWLRAEASFHFIHAADIARVCVQLATHPHQPNPEVGQGAVRRLVLGQPMVTVDETVRRLCRWRRAWYPPFGLDLQGWLIEGLIKLLRIEVNAWDRFSIRQRHFVHDPISPPERFGLVSHAPTLEAVFEDAGLKHRG
- a CDS encoding DUF2518 family protein, producing MRADPLLLTAGEWLGIAAGGLLLITVVAFLARWGFRFRLVGVTSFTVLLSLSCLAFAVSYAPRLLVEGAVSVPVVFDNGSDLVVAAAPADLAAETFGPSVEQVARNLRGSGRKDPTVEVRLRRVEPQGDGVDRPVVLATAVRDWATGDVTVSVNAKR
- a CDS encoding CocE/NonD family hydrolase, translating into MSQEQLRCSDGTALRSTLWKPEGQGPWPSLLMRQPYGRAIASTVTYAHPSWYARRGFAVLVQDVRGRGDSEGEFLGFQQEASDTTATLRWIRQQPWCNGKVGTYGFSYQGLSQLLLSGSEHLPDALAPAMCGLDERLHWASEGGCHWWALGLGWALQLAAQRCQRQGDHQGWEEIRRSLESGSFLREGWDLLERFDPTGMGLRWLKSDPERPEGWRHYEPPEELWQRPMLLIGGWHDPHLRGVLDLWRRSTAAGGSSLLRIGAWSHLNWQGGLDQLQLDFFQEHLCGRPPAQPLPETQLMEMGSGAWQQRSPRQCSGQRWSLASNGLAAEGQLRQDATPSPEVVIVHDPWRPMAGRGGHLGLDAGLVDRRDLDARTDVGCFTSARFDRPTEVFGQPQLELEAVSDQPGFDLCVALSLCHGDGRIEQLSTGFSRILGASAQVSQRRTVSLQPLLLNVDAGCALRLSIALAAWPQIAVNPGDGSQPRSGAGPNHRVITVSLRLGNAALSILPMVGAN
- the glgB gene encoding 1,4-alpha-glucan branching protein GlgB — its product is MVEDGQRLAECRHDHPQAVLGPQPLDNGQWVVRVWMPEADRVELIGAGAPQAMETPHHPWVFEAELPSNPGSGYQVRVQRGGIEHVAHDPWAFRDEWMGDLDRHLFAEGNHHHIWQRMGAHVVSRDGVAGVMFCLWAPNARSVSVLGNFNGWDGRHHPMQSRLGGCWELFIPGLKPGEIYKYEIRSQQGHCYQKADPYGFRHEVRPDNGSVVEALEGYTWADSSWMQERDSRNPLDQPISVYEMHLGSWMHASADQPYIEADGKARAPVPAADLKPGARLLTYPELADRVIPYVKERGFTHIELMPISEHPFDGSWGYQVTGWYAPTSRFGRPDEFRAFVDRCHAEGIGVILDWVPGHFPKDAHGLAFFDGAHLYEHADPRIGEHKEWGTLIFNYSRNEVRNFLVANLIYWFEQFHIDGIRVDAVASMLYRDYLRPDGEWIANEHGGRENTEAVQFLQQANHVLFQHFPGALSIAEESTTWPMVTKPTDMGGLGFNLKWNMGWMHDMLDYFELDPWFRQFHQNNVTFSIWYAYTENFMLALSHDEVVHGKSNLLHKMPGDDWQKFANTRALLAYMWTHPGKKTIFMGMEFGQRAEWNVWGDLQWDLLQYEPHQGLQCLVDDLNVFYKSQPALWRDDFEEYGFQWIDCNDNRHSVISFMRRESTTGQWLVVVANFTPQSHSHYRVGVPLSGFYTEVLNTDAARYGGSNLGNLGGKFTDEWGIHSYENSLDLCLPPLSVLVFKRDEKRSQEGQAAGETEVHDDAAEPGAWKASIGGLLG
- the hemE gene encoding uroporphyrinogen decarboxylase, producing MSSNAPLLLRAARGEQVERPPVWMMRQAGRYMKIYRDLRDKYPSFRERSENPDLSYEISMQPFNAFKPDGVILFSDILTPLPGMGIDFDIIESKGPQIQDPIRSMAQVEALTPLNPAETMPFVGEVLGRLRQSVGNEAAVLGFVGAPWTLAAYVVEGKSSKNYAVIKAMAFREPQILHKLLDHFAESIANYLRYQIDSGAQVVQMFDSWAGQLSPADYDTFAAPYQKKVVDLVKQTHPDTPFILYISGSAGVIERMAKTGVDIVSLDWTVDMAEGLARMPEHIGVQGNVDPGLLFGSQDAIRDRIDDCVRKARGRKHILNLGHGILPGTPEENGQFFFEAGKSVMDRLGAAV
- a CDS encoding DUF3887 domain-containing protein; protein product: MPRHLRLLSAGLLAMATSGLLASPAPGQAVSNPQPKAIAQGSALSVDQARAAALRILKAVKDGDANARYAQFSAERQAITSPSMIAATMRTQPKILGYTLLSVRSGMGKSIVEAELNTSAGKRVVFMVLNGEGKLSRYYVDRADDATSLVAKSFIEAVSTGNFITAQSFLSPSFQEEITPDALQRKWLGLQRITGNFVNINRVVEAESTPEMRLVLVNVHFNRLSDNLYVILNNENQITGVDFPEQPAAPAAAS
- a CDS encoding DUF4332 domain-containing protein, which translates into the protein MSEGSPYPLPSHFAREQAVLMEAGIQSWPAIAALSDRDLDQLSRRGGALERQLRKLRGQAQLVVELDLEPYQAALLLYAGIANRQGLAAASPQQLLTQLGRLERSLTGMAPARITPALIRTWIKRAQAASRSTK